Below is a genomic region from Telmatobacter sp. DSM 110680.
GCAGATGGAGAAGCCGGACCGCGACTGGAACAATGCGCAGGATGCGGAGAAAGAGTACCGGAACATGATCAACATGTTCCCGGATTCGCCGCTGGTTCCGCGCGCCAAGCAGAAGCTGCGCGACGTTCAGGAAGTGCTGGCGGAGCGGGAAACGCAGATCGGGCTCTACTACGAGACTCGCGACAACTATTCGGCGGCAATTGCCCGCCTGAAGACGGTGGTCGACACGTACCCGCTCTATTCCAAGAGTGACCAGGCACTGCTGGCAATCGGCGACGCCTATGAGGGCGAGGCACATACCATCCAAATGGCGACTGGCCTGAATGGCGCGGTGAAGGAGCGGCTCCACACGATGTATGAAGACAAGGCGGCCGCAGCCTACGCCAGGGTAATTACCCGTTATCCGATGGCACCCCGCGTGGAAGATGCGCGCGACCGGCTGGTGGCGATGAATCGGCCAGTTCCGGAGCCGACCGATGCCGCGATCGCTGAGAACGACGCGGAACAAAAGAGTATGCAGCCGATCCGCTTCACCAATCGCGCGCTCGATATCATCAAGCGTGGTCCAACGGTGGTTGAGGCTGCTCACGTAGGTGAGCCCACGGTGGAGGATCCAAAGCGGACGCTTGCTCCTGACGTGAGGAAAGAAGACAATGCGCTGTTTCAGCAGGCCCTCAATGAGGGGAAGGCAGCCGAGCCAGCCGCAGTGAAACCAACTGGCCCGAACGAACCGCCGCGCAGCGATCAGCCTTCTACGGTGGATCTTGCTCCTCCGTCTGGTGGTGGAACCGGCGTTGGCGTATCGATTGTGAACGCTCCCAGCGGCGACGCTGCAGGCACACCGAGCGGTACGGCTGTTCCGGCAGGAACGCCCGGCGATCCTAACAACACGCTGGTAAAGCCCGTTGGACCGACCGATACAACCTTGCCCCCAGTGGACAAGCCGGCTGAGGCGCCAGATCAGGTGAACGACATCAAGCCGGGCACGGCACAGCAGCAGACCGCTGCCGACGCCAAGAAGAAAAAGACGAAGGCCGATCTGGACGAGGAATCTTCAAGCAAGAAGAAAAAGAAGAAGGGGTTGGGCAAGCTCAATCCGTTCTAGTCAACTTCGGTTTGGGTAAGTCAGAGGCCGCATCCCTCCGGATGCGGCCTTTCTGTTTTCGGCGATCGCCGATATCAGCATGCTATGTTCAGCCCGAATTCTGAAAGTTGTTCGCCTGCGATGTATTACGCTGGCAGCGTACACCAGCACTGAAGTTTGTTTATTGATTCCGGAATCGGAGCCGCCATGACCCTTATTTCACGACGTACCTTTGTGTGCTCCGCCTTGGCTGCGGGAACCGGGCCGTTTGTTTTGCGTGGTCGCTATCGGGTTTTCGCCTCGTCCACTCAGGAGTATCCGGAACGGGTTGTGCGGCTCATGAAGGAGTCGCTGGTCGTGGATATGCTGAACCAGTTTCTCTACCGGTTTGACCAGAAAGAGTTAAAGGAAAAGTGGCTCATGGAGCCGGGAGCCTTCACGCAGGCGGACTTCGACCGGTTCAAGAGCTCTGGTGTGCATGTCATCAACTTCGGGGACGGTGTCGGCAGTTTTATCGAGGCACAAGAATTATTCGGCAAATGGAACAGTTTTATTGCTCTCTATCCGCAATGGCTGATGCGCATCAACGACGCCGCAGACATGGCGCGGGCCCGTGAACAGGGTAAGCTGGGCATCCTGTATGGACTGCAGACCAGCGCGCAGTTTCAAGGTGTGGACGATGTAAATCGCTGCTTTGGCTTGGGTCAGCGCGTCTCGCAGTTGAGCTACAACTTCCGAAGTCTCGTCGCCGATGGAGCATTCGAGCCCAACGATGGCGGCATAAGCGAATACGGCGGCAAGGTGATCGAGCGCATGAATACAGTTCGGATGGCGGTGGATGTCGGCCATGCGAGCGATAAGACAAAGCTGGAGGCACTGGATATTTCGAAGGCGCCGGTGATTCTGTCGCACGGTAACTGCCGCTCCCTCATACCCGGCGGTCTTCGTGCGTCGACGGACGAGGCAATCCGCAAACTCGCCGCGAAGGGCGGAGTGATGGGCATCAGCGACATTGCCTTCATGGTGAAGGGGACGGAGCCGGTGACCATCGACGATGTTGTGGACCACTACGACCATGTGCGCGACCTGGCGGGGATTGAGCACGTTGGAGTGGGATCGGACGCGGGAATTGAGAGCAACGACCTTGCCCCGCCCGAAAAGCTGAAGACGATCCTGGACGGAGCCGACAAGCGGTACCGGGTTCATGGGACCCACGAGGTGGTGGCGGGGATGGAAGGGCCGAATCGCATGTGGGAGTTGTGCGCAGCTCTGGTCAGGCGTGGGTACACCGACGAACACATCCAGCTGGTGCTGGGCGGGAATTGGGTCCGCGTTCTGAAAGAGATATGGGGAAGCTGATAAAGTTGAGGTTGGTCCTCTCGCTCGCAACTCTTACATTGAGACGCCGGCGCAATTCCGGGGGATCCGCCATCTACCTACATGCCCCACGACCTGCCTAAAGCGTACGACCCGACTGCCATCGAAGATCACTGGGCCGAATACTGGGTTCGCGAGAAGTTGTTCGCCCAGCCGACTCCGAGCGAACAGGAAAGCAACGACGGCCAGTCCTCCTTTACGATCCTGCTGCCTCCGCCCAACGTGACCGGCAACCTGCACATGGGCCACATGTTCGAGCACACCGAGAGCGACATTCTCATCCGGTGGCATCGCATGCGCGGCGATCGCGTGCTTTGGATTCCAGGCACGGATCATGCCGGAATCGCGACACAGATGCTGGTGGAGCGCCAGATTACGGCCGAGGGCACGACGCGACAGCAGATGGGCCGTGAGAAATTCATTGAGCGAGTGTGGGAATGGCGCCGGCATTATGGCGGGGCGATTCTAGGACAGATGAAGCGGCTGGGCGCCTCGGTTGATTGGAACCGCGAATATTTCACCATGGACGAACGGCTTTCTGTGGCCGTGCGCGAAGCGTTTGTCCGGCTTCACGAGCAGGGACTGATCTATCGCGGCGCCTACATTGTGAACTGGTGTCCACGCTGCCAGACGGCGATCAGCGATCTGGAAGTGGTGTACGACGAGCACAAGGGGCATCTGTGGGAGATTCGGTACCCGGTCATCGGTGATGACGGCAAAGATACTGGCGAATTTCTGACGGTTGCGACTACGCGGCCGGAGACGATGCTGGGAGACGTAGCTGTGGCTGTGCATCCCGCGGACGAGCGCTACAAGCATCTGCATGGGAAAAAGCTTCGGCTGCCGCTGGTAGGGCGCGAGATTCCGGTGATCACGGATGAATGGGTAAGCCCGGAGTTTGGTACCGGTGCGGTTAAGGTGACGCCGGCGCATGACCCCAACGATTTTGCGCTGGGTCAGCGGCATGATCTGCCGTCAATCAACGTGATGGACGATACGGCGCACATCAACGCCGAGGGCGGAGTGTACGCGGGGCTAGACCGGTTTGTCGCGCGGAAGAAGATTGTTGCTGATCTCGAAGAGATGAGCCTGCTGGCCGGGATCAAGGATCACGTGAACAACGTGGGCCACTGCGACCGCTGCAAGACGGTGGTTGAGCCGCGTTTGTCGCTGCAGTGGTTCGTGAAGATTCAGCCGCTGGCGGATAAGGCTATCGCGGCAGTCAAAGAAGGACACATCAAGTTCACGCCGGAGATGTATGCGAAGACCTACCTGAACTGGATGGAGAACATCCACGACTGGTGCATCTCGCGGCAGCTCTGGTGGGGACATCGCATTCCTGCTTGGCATTGTGCTGCTTGCCACAAGACCACGGTGGCGCGCGAGGATCCGACGAAGTGTGCGCACTGCGGAGCGGACAAGCTGACGCAATCGACGGACGTGCTGGATACATGGTTTTCGTCGGGGTTGTTGCCGGTGTCGGTGTTTGGATGGCCGAATATCACGGCGGAGAATCGCGCCGATTTTGACGCGTTCTATCCGACGAGCCTTCTCGTTACGGGTTTCGACATTCTGTTTTTCTGGGTGGCCCGCATGATTATGCTGGGCTGCTGGTTCTCAACGGATGTCCCGATGAAAGATGGAAGTGAGCGTCCGCTGTCGGAATCTGTTCCTTATCGCGAGGTTTATATTCACGCGCTGGTGCGTGACGCAAATCGCGAAAAGATGTCGAAGACTAAAGGGAACGTTGTCGATCCGATCGAGATTGTGAAGCAGTACGGGACCGACGCGGTGCGGTTCACGCTGGCCTCGATGGCTTCGCCGGGGACCGATATCGCATTCAATATCGCGCGCACCGAAGGCTATCGCGCTTTCGCGAACAAGATATGGAATGCGGCGCGGTTCCTGTTCATGAACGTGGATCGTGCCGCTGAGATCGGGATCAGCGTTGATATGGCTGCGTTGAGCGGGATGCCGGCTGCAGGATCGGACGCTCCTCTCGAATCGCGGTGGATTGTCGCCGAATTGACTGCGACGGCGACCACAGTGAACCAGGCGCTTGAGAATTACAGGTTCGATGATGCAGCAAATGCGATTTACCAGTTTTTCTGGGGAAGCTTCTGTGACTGGTATCTGGAGATCGTTAAGCTGAGCTTGGACTTTAGCGAGAACGCGGACAAAGCCAGGACCAAAGCATCGCTCACAACGCTCGTGAGCGTCTTCGAGGCATCGCTACGGCTGTTATCTCCGTTTATGCCTTTTCTCACCGAGGAAATCTGGCATGCGCTGTACGATGGCAATCCGCCGTCGAAGTCGATTGCGCTGACGAGATTTCCGCACGCCTACAATGAGCCGGTTGACGCCAAGGCGCTACGTGAGATGAGCCTGCTGCAGGAGTTGATCGTCGAAGTCCGGGGCCTTCGCAAGGAAATCGGCGTCGAGGAGAAAGCAGTCGTTCCCGTCGAGGTCCGGATAGATGCCGACCTGAAACAGGTCATTAGCGAAAATCTCGCGATCGTCGAGCGCATGGCCCGGGTGAGCGAGGTGCGATTTGTCGATCAGATCTCGGCGGGGCTCGCTAAGCATTCGACCTCCCAGTTTGATGTGGCGGTGATCTACGAGCGCAAGATCGACGTGGCAGCTGAGCGCGACAAGCTGGACAAGGAAATTGCGAAGCTGGAGAAGATCATCGCAAATTCCGAACGCCAGTTAAATAACCCCGGCTTTACGGCGAAGGCGCCCGCGCATATAGTCGAAGGCTTGAAGAAGCAGCGCGACGATGCGCAACAACTGCTCGACAAACTGCGCAGGGATCTCGATTCCCTGCCGCCGGAGTGAGCGGCTTAGCGAATGGCGTGCGCATGCAGAGTTTGCCTTGAGCACTTCAGAATCCTTGGTGTCGCGGCTCCGCCAACCTCGAAGTCCGCGCTGCACAAGGCGTATCGTGCAGCTGCGAAGCGCTGGCATCCTGATCGCTTCGAGAACAACCAACGCGAGCGTCACGACGCCGAAGAGCGATTCAAGCGTATCAACGCTGCCTATGTCGCGCTCTGCGCACATTTCGAGAATCCGGCCGCAACACCTCGCGAGCCAGAATTCGTTACTAACTTCCGGCGGCCCCCGGCGCCAGTCATATCTTTCGGGGATGCGCCGGACTGCTTCGTGGCACCGCACTTCCCTGCCCGCGTTCTCGAAGCTATCAAACTGGCCCGGCTTGAAAATTCGGATCCCGTGGTGGCATTCATCGACTTGTCGGCGGGATCGGCGCTGATTTCTGAGTTCATTCTTCTCACGAAGCACCGCATGTTGGTTCGGGATGATGCGGGGATTCTTTCGGTGATCTGGTATGCGGACCTGGGAAGCATCAGGCTGGTCGATCGCAACGGTCAGAAGCAGGGCGCGTGGCAAAGAATTGCAGAAAAAATCGCCGGGAATACGCAGAGATATTCGCTCCAGATCGATCGATTGAACCTGAGCCGGTTTCGCACTCTTACGGACCGTCCTGATGACAGGGTCAAGAAAGTTATTTATAACTTTTTACGGCAAATGAAATCGAATTGGCAGTCTTAGAGTAAAACCAGAGTTGGTGTATCTCTAAAGGTATTCTGGTAACAGTTGCCGCTCCCTGATGGTCGCGTCAACTTGAATGTCGCGGCCCACGATACAGGAACTCTGGTTTTACTGGCGCCATCGAAAGAAGAACGCATGGATTGGAAGAGCCACCGCATTGACGCGTTGCTGGAGCAGGCCCTGATCGAGGACCAGGCGGTCAGCGACGCCACGACCAACGTCACCATCGATGCCAACCTGCGCGCCACTGCATCGATTATTGCCCGGCAGGAGATGGTGGTGGCGGGGCTGGGAGCGGTGCCCCGGTTCCTGGAAATCTTTGCACGGCTGGACTCACGACCGGCGGCACATACGAGATTCGACATTGTCAGCCACCCGGAGATATTCGACGGGGTCCGCGCGCACAAGGGGCAGGTTCTGGCCGTGATTCGCCACAACGCGCGGGTGTTGCTGAGTTGCGAGAGGGTAATCCTGAACCTGATGCAACATCTCAGCGGCATTGCAACGCTGACGCGGCAGTACGTCGATGCTATCCAGGGAACCAAGGCCCACGTGCTGGACACGCGCAAGACTGTTCCGGGCCTGCGCGCGCTGGAGAAATATGCTGTGCTTTGCGGGGGAGGCACGAATCATCGGCTGGATCTTTCTTCCGGCATCCTGATCAAGAACAACCACATTTCGCTGGGCGGCGGATTGCGTGCTGCTGTGACCAATGCGCTGGAAAAGCGCAAGCCTGGAAATCGCGTGCAGGTGGAAGTGCGCACGGAGAAGGATTTAGAAGACGCGCTTGAATGCGGCGCCGAAGCGATCCTGCTGGACAATATGACACCGGCAATGGTGAAGACGTCGGTGGAGCGCATTCGCAAGGAAGAACGCTGGATTCCGATTGAGGCTTCAGGCGGAATTGTGCTCGATAACATTCGCGCCTACGCCGAAGCGGGGCCGGACTTCATCAGCGTGGGCGCGTTGACGCACTCCGCGAAGGCTGCAGACATCTCGATGAGCATCGTTGCGGAGCACGCGTAGGCGTGTACGATCTTGACGCCCTGGAAGCGGAACTCGCCGGCACTACCTTCGCAGGCAAGTTGCATTTCAATCCCGTTACAGGATCGACGAATACCGATGCACTAACTGCTGCACGCGATGGAGCACCAGACGGGTCTGTCTTTTTTGCAGATGAGCAGACTGCTGGGCGCGGGCGCGGCGATCACCGCTGGCAATCGAACGCGGGCGACGGGCTCTATGTAA
It encodes:
- the bamD gene encoding outer membrane protein assembly factor BamD, which encodes MKRLSRSFAALALASLVLCGVAAQAKEKKPKHKKNQDLSANPLANVNSKQPDKELFDKAMIALKKGRYDVARLDLQTMLNTYPDSEYRMRAKLAVGDSWFKEGGTAALTQAESEYKDFITFFPNAPEAAEAQMKVGDIYYQQMEKPDRDWNNAQDAEKEYRNMINMFPDSPLVPRAKQKLRDVQEVLAERETQIGLYYETRDNYSAAIARLKTVVDTYPLYSKSDQALLAIGDAYEGEAHTIQMATGLNGAVKERLHTMYEDKAAAAYARVITRYPMAPRVEDARDRLVAMNRPVPEPTDAAIAENDAEQKSMQPIRFTNRALDIIKRGPTVVEAAHVGEPTVEDPKRTLAPDVRKEDNALFQQALNEGKAAEPAAVKPTGPNEPPRSDQPSTVDLAPPSGGGTGVGVSIVNAPSGDAAGTPSGTAVPAGTPGDPNNTLVKPVGPTDTTLPPVDKPAEAPDQVNDIKPGTAQQQTAADAKKKKTKADLDEESSSKKKKKKGLGKLNPF
- a CDS encoding membrane dipeptidase, with the translated sequence MTLISRRTFVCSALAAGTGPFVLRGRYRVFASSTQEYPERVVRLMKESLVVDMLNQFLYRFDQKELKEKWLMEPGAFTQADFDRFKSSGVHVINFGDGVGSFIEAQELFGKWNSFIALYPQWLMRINDAADMARAREQGKLGILYGLQTSAQFQGVDDVNRCFGLGQRVSQLSYNFRSLVADGAFEPNDGGISEYGGKVIERMNTVRMAVDVGHASDKTKLEALDISKAPVILSHGNCRSLIPGGLRASTDEAIRKLAAKGGVMGISDIAFMVKGTEPVTIDDVVDHYDHVRDLAGIEHVGVGSDAGIESNDLAPPEKLKTILDGADKRYRVHGTHEVVAGMEGPNRMWELCAALVRRGYTDEHIQLVLGGNWVRVLKEIWGS
- a CDS encoding valine--tRNA ligase — encoded protein: MPHDLPKAYDPTAIEDHWAEYWVREKLFAQPTPSEQESNDGQSSFTILLPPPNVTGNLHMGHMFEHTESDILIRWHRMRGDRVLWIPGTDHAGIATQMLVERQITAEGTTRQQMGREKFIERVWEWRRHYGGAILGQMKRLGASVDWNREYFTMDERLSVAVREAFVRLHEQGLIYRGAYIVNWCPRCQTAISDLEVVYDEHKGHLWEIRYPVIGDDGKDTGEFLTVATTRPETMLGDVAVAVHPADERYKHLHGKKLRLPLVGREIPVITDEWVSPEFGTGAVKVTPAHDPNDFALGQRHDLPSINVMDDTAHINAEGGVYAGLDRFVARKKIVADLEEMSLLAGIKDHVNNVGHCDRCKTVVEPRLSLQWFVKIQPLADKAIAAVKEGHIKFTPEMYAKTYLNWMENIHDWCISRQLWWGHRIPAWHCAACHKTTVAREDPTKCAHCGADKLTQSTDVLDTWFSSGLLPVSVFGWPNITAENRADFDAFYPTSLLVTGFDILFFWVARMIMLGCWFSTDVPMKDGSERPLSESVPYREVYIHALVRDANREKMSKTKGNVVDPIEIVKQYGTDAVRFTLASMASPGTDIAFNIARTEGYRAFANKIWNAARFLFMNVDRAAEIGISVDMAALSGMPAAGSDAPLESRWIVAELTATATTVNQALENYRFDDAANAIYQFFWGSFCDWYLEIVKLSLDFSENADKARTKASLTTLVSVFEASLRLLSPFMPFLTEEIWHALYDGNPPSKSIALTRFPHAYNEPVDAKALREMSLLQELIVEVRGLRKEIGVEEKAVVPVEVRIDADLKQVISENLAIVERMARVSEVRFVDQISAGLAKHSTSQFDVAVIYERKIDVAAERDKLDKEIAKLEKIIANSERQLNNPGFTAKAPAHIVEGLKKQRDDAQQLLDKLRRDLDSLPPE
- a CDS encoding J domain-containing protein produces the protein MACACRVCLEHFRILGVAAPPTSKSALHKAYRAAAKRWHPDRFENNQRERHDAEERFKRINAAYVALCAHFENPAATPREPEFVTNFRRPPAPVISFGDAPDCFVAPHFPARVLEAIKLARLENSDPVVAFIDLSAGSALISEFILLTKHRMLVRDDAGILSVIWYADLGSIRLVDRNGQKQGAWQRIAEKIAGNTQRYSLQIDRLNLSRFRTLTDRPDDRVKKVIYNFLRQMKSNWQS
- the nadC gene encoding carboxylating nicotinate-nucleotide diphosphorylase; the protein is MDWKSHRIDALLEQALIEDQAVSDATTNVTIDANLRATASIIARQEMVVAGLGAVPRFLEIFARLDSRPAAHTRFDIVSHPEIFDGVRAHKGQVLAVIRHNARVLLSCERVILNLMQHLSGIATLTRQYVDAIQGTKAHVLDTRKTVPGLRALEKYAVLCGGGTNHRLDLSSGILIKNNHISLGGGLRAAVTNALEKRKPGNRVQVEVRTEKDLEDALECGAEAILLDNMTPAMVKTSVERIRKEERWIPIEASGGIVLDNIRAYAEAGPDFISVGALTHSAKAADISMSIVAEHA